One Arthrobacter sp. B3I4 genomic window, GAGACGGAGTCGCAGACGCGCTTCACCACGTTCATTTCGTGGGTGATGATCAGCACGGTCAGCTGCAGCCGGCGTGTCAGGTCCTTGATCAAATCTAGGATCTCTTCGGTGGTGGCAGGGTCCAGCGCCGAGGTCGGCTCGTCGCATAGCAGGACCTCGGGATCCGAGGCCAGTGCCCGGGCGATACCTACCCGTTGGCGCTGGCCGCCGGAGAGCTGGGACGGGTAAGCATTCTCAAACCCTTCAAGCCCGACCAGTTTCAACAGTTCTGCCACCCTGGTCCGGGTCTTTTCCTTGGGCGTTTTCACAAGTTCCAGCGGGTGCGCGACGTTGCCTGCCGCTGTCCGCGCATCCATCAGGTTAGCGTGCTGGAAGACCATGCCGATGCGCCGCCGCGCTGCCCGGATCTGCGAGTCGCGAACGGAACTCAGCTCCGTGCCGTCGATGCTGACCGAGCCGGAAGTGGGGCGGTCCAGCAGCGTCAGGCAGCGTACCAGGGTGGACTTGCCCGCCCCGGAGTGTCCGATGATGCCGTGGATCGAGCCTTTGGGCACCGAAAGCGTGACGCCGTCCAGTGCCACGACTTCCTTTCGACCCTGCCGGTAGACCTTTCGGAGGTCGGTAACTGTGATCATTTATCCCTTGACGGTTGCGGTGTGGGCGCGGCATATCGTGCCCGTAGCTGAACTTAATTATCTCAGCGGGGCGGAGCAGCATCCACCTGCGAATCTGGTTCGTCACAAAGGGAATATTGGCGCAGGAAATTCAGTGGGCGCAGTAAACGTCGGGACACGGCATGGCGAGCAGCAACCCCAGCGGAATAAGAGACGCGACCTGAATAGCCTGTTACTGAGTGATCCGGCTGTGATCTCGGTCCCAGCACGATTGCCGTTGCTTCGGGCAGCTCTCCGAGCGGCTAGAAGCCGCCCCGGCTGGCGTCCTCGGGCGGCAGCACCGGCCATTGCCCTTCGATCACGGCGGCCGGTTTGGTCTTGCGCAGGTAGCTCTGGAAGTCTTCGGCCTGGGCGGTGGCCCATTCCACCTGGAGCTGGTGGAGGTGGCTTGCGGGCATCTGCAGTTTCGGGAATTTGCCTGCCATGGCATCAAGGACCCGCAGCGTCGCCAAAGCATCCGCCGCAGAGGTGTGGGCGTTGTCCAGCTCCACGCCGTATTCCTCACACAGGGCAGTGAGCGTCCGCTTGCCCTTGCGGTACCGGTCCACCTGCTTGTTCATGATGTACGGATCCAGAACGGGGAAACGGCGCAGCTGCGGAACGCCGTAGCGCGCCGACTCGGCGGCCAGCACCGTGAAGTCGTAACTGGCGTTGAACGCAATCACCGGCACGCCAGTATCGAACAGTTCCTGCAGGACCGCCGCGAGTTCCCGCGTCACTTCCGCGGCCGGCCGGCCGTCGCGGCGGGCCTGTTCGGTGGTGACGCCGTGGACGTCGCTGGCTTCGGTAGGAATTTCGACTCCCGGGTCGGCCAGCCATTCGTGTTCCTTGATCACCGAGCCGTCGGTATCCACGACCGTCACCGAAGCCGTCACGATCCGCGCGGCGCGGGAGTTCCGGCCGGTCGTTTCCAAGTCGAAGGCCGCGCGGGGGAGGGTATGCCAGGTGCTCATGCCTCAACGCTACCGGCTGGCCCGGACAGTTTTGCGCAAGGACTTGCCCCTTGGGAGGCAGTGCGCGAAGGTAACCTTGATCCATGCGGACGGAGTATGTGGAGGCGGTGCTCGAAGTGGCAGCAATGGTGCCGGCGGGCGCGGCTGTCAGCTACGGGGACATCGCCGAACTGCTCGGCGCGGGAGGCCCGCGGCAGGTCGGATCAGTTCTCAGCCACCACGGCAGTGCGGTTCCCTGGTGGCGCATTCTCAAAGCCAACGGGGACGCCCCGCCCGGGCACGAACACGACGCCCTGGCCCGGTACCTCGCCGAAGGGACACCCCTGCTGGGCAGCTACGCCGAGTTCCAGCGCACCGGGGAAGGCCGCTGGCGGGTGGACCTGATGGCTGCCCGCTGGGCCCCCTCCGAACCCGATTTCGACCGGATCGACGCCATAGCCGAACGGCTCGACCGGCAGCTGCATAAACTGTCTGTCCCCAATGATGAAATGTCTGTGTGAGTAGCTCCAGCCAAACCCGCGTGACCGAGTCAAACACCAGCCAACCAAACTTACGCCTCGTGCCGCCGCGGACACGGCACAGCACAGTCCCGGTGCTCTCGCCGGACCAGCAGGACGCCGTCGACGTCGCTCATGGTTCCGGCCCCGTGCTTGTTCCCGGGGCGCCGGGCACCGGCAAGTCAACGGTTTTGGTAGAGGCGGCCGTCCGCCGGGCAGAGCGGGACGGCCTCGATCCGGAGCGGATGCTCATCCTGGCGCCCGGCCGGCTCGCCGCCGATGCGCTGCGTGACCGCTTCACGGCCCGCCTGGACCGCAGCTTGAGCACGACGCCGGCACGCACCTGGGCGTCATATGCTTTCGATGTGATCCGCCGGGCTAAGGCCGAAGGCGTCCTGCCGCTGCCGCACGCACCGAAACTTCTGTCCGGCCCGGAACAGGACCTCATCATCAAGGAGCTCCTTGAGGGCCATGCCCGTCCCGGTTTTGAACTTCCCTGGCCGGCGGACCTCGATGCCGCCCTGCAGACCCGCGGTTTCCGGCAGGAGGTCCGCCAGCTGTTTGACCGCATCATCGAGTCCGGCCGGACGGCTCCGGACCTGGCTGCCCTCGCTGCACGCTGCGGGCGGCCGGACTGGACCGCCGCCGCTGCCCTGTACGCGGAGTACCGCGACGTCCTGGACCTGCGCATGCCCGAAGCCTTTGACCCTGCCGGCATCATTACGGCGGCGCGGCAGATTTTCCAGGATGCCCCGGAGTTCCTGGCCGCCGAGCGGGACCGGCTCCAGCTGATCCTCGTGGACGATATCCAGGAAGCCAATCCAGCGGTCTTCGAGCTGCTGGCGGACATCGCCGCGGGTAAGGACGCGCTGGTCACCTCCTGCCCGGACACCGTGGTGCAGGGATTCCGCGGCGCACGGCCGGATCTTGTCGCCGAGCTTCCCCGGCTGCTGGCGGCCGGCGGCGCTGTGCTGGAGCGGCCCCTCTGGACCGCGCACCGGCACGCCCCCGCGGTCGCCCGGGCCTGGCAGGCGGTCGCGGAGCGGATCTCGCTGCGCTCGGGCGGTACGTCGGCCCGCCGGCTGGAACAGCCGGACGCCGCAGCCGGCGGAACGGTTGAGGCGCACCTGCTGCCCTCCCCGGTGCACGAACTGCGTTACGTGGCGCAGCGGATCCTGGAGGCCCAGCTCAATGACGGGCGCGAACTGGGCGATATCGCCGTGATCGTGCGCAACGGCGGCCAGCTCAGCCAGCTCCAGCGCCACCTTGCCGGCCAAGGCATCCCGGTCCGGATTCCGGTGGCCGAATCCGCGGTCCGCGACGAGGTCGCGGTGCGCCCCCTGCTGGACGCCTATGCGGTCGCCCTGGATCCGGCCATGCTCACCCCCGAGGCCGCCGTCTCGCTGCTCACCTCCCGGATCGGCGGGGCGACGTCGATTGATCTGCGCCGGCTGCGCCAGACGCTGCGCCGCGAGGAGCTGCTGGGCGGGGGCGGCCGCACCAGCGATACGCTGCTGGTCGAGGCGCTGCTGGAGCCGGGTGCTCTGGCGCCCCTTGGCATCGAGGGGCGGCCCGCCCGCCGGGTGGCCCGGATGATCCAGGCAGGCCGTGAGGCAGCGGCAGCGCCGGGCGGCAACGCCGAAACCGTGCTGTGGGCGCTGTGGCACTCCACCGGTCTGGCCGGCCGCTGGACCGAAGCCGCCCTGGCCGGCGGCGCGGCTGGTGCCCGCGCCGACCGGGACTTGGACGCCATGATGGCGCTGTTCCACACAGCAGAACGGTACGTGGACCAGCTGCCGGGGTCAGGTCCGGAACAGTTCCTCGAGTACCTGCTGAGCCAGGAGCTGCCGATGGACACGCTGGCGGCCCGTGCCCAGCTGGAGGACGCGGTGGAACTGATGACGCCCGCCAGCGCGGCAGGCCGCGAGTGGCCGCTCGTGATTGTGCCCGGGCTGCAGGAGGGAGTGTGGCCCAACACCCGGCTGCGCGGGGAGCTGCTGGGCAGCACGGTCTTTGCCGACGCAGTGGAACACGGTGTCGAGTACGCCCTGCAACTCGATCCGCTGAGCCGGCTGCGTGAGATCCGCTACGACGAGCTGCGCAGCTTCTCCACCGCGGTCTCGCGCGCCCAGGAGGTCCTCATCTGTACCGCCGTCTCCTCCGAGGATGAGCAGCCCTCTTCGTTTCTGGACTACGTTTCGCCGCTGGACCCGGACCAGGACCGGCGCGGCTTCACCCCGGTGGAACGGCCGCTGACCCTCCGGGCGCTGGTCGCGGAACTGCGCCAGCACGCCCAGCTTGACGCCGGTTCCGCCGAAGCGGCGGAAGCGGCCGCCGTACTGGGGTCCCTCGCCGCGGCCGAACCGCCCGTGCCCGGCGCCCACCCTGGCAGCTGGTGGGGCCTCGCTCCGCTGTCTTCAACCGACCCGGTGGTGCCGGCCGGCAGCACCGTCTTCGTCTCGCCCTCCAAGGTAGAAACCGTACAGAAGTCGCCGCTGGACTGGTTCGTCCAGGCTGCGGGCGGAGAGGCTGCCACCGACTTCGCCCGCAGCCTCGGAACGCTGGTCCATGCGATCGCCCAGGACCTCCCGGACGCCTCAGGTGGGGAGTACGTTGCGGAACTGGTCAAGCGCTGGCCGGCGCTCGGGATGAAGGACAACTGGGAGGGCAAACTCGACTTCCAGCGGGCCGAGACGATGGTCCGGAAGCTGGCCCAGTATGTCCTGATCATGCGCAGCGAGGGGAGAAGCCTGCTCGGCGTCGAGCGGGACTTCGAAGTGAAGCTGCCCGACGTGGTCCCGGAGGGCGGTCCGGAGGGGGATGAGAACTGGCCGGCGCGGCCTGCCGTGCTCCGCGGGCAAGTCGACAGGCTGGAGATCGACGCCGAGGGCCGCCTGGTCATCGTGGACCTGAAGACCGGCAAACGGCAGCCCGGTAAGGCCGAACTCGAACGGCACCCCCAGCTGGGCGCCTACCAGGCCGCGGTCCTTGCCGGCGGTTTCTCCGGCCCCGACGACGGAACTCCGCTGCTGCCCGGCGGGGCGGTACTGGCCCAGCTCGGCACGGGCACCAAGAGCCCCGGGGTGCAGAGCCAGCCGCCGCTCGACCCCGACGCGAACTGGGCACTGGACCTCGTCGGCGAAGCCGCCCGGATCATGTCCGGCAGCACCTTCGAAGCCCGCCATGACCCGGCCAAGGGCGGGCACGGCGGCCACGGCTGCCGGCTGCCGGAAGTCTGCCCGCTGTGCGCACGCGGAAAGCAGGTCACCGAATGAGCAGCCAGAGTACGGCGTCGGTGGCGCAGGGAACAGCATGGCAGCCCGACCCGCTGCCGCAGACACGCCCGGAGTCCCGGCCCGAGGTCCCGCCCGAGCCGCGGTTCAGCCCCGAGGAGCTCTCGGCGATGCTGGGGGAGAAGAACAGCCCCACCGCCGAGCAGTCGCAGATCATCTCTTCGCCGCTCAGCCCCAGGCTGGTCATCGCGGGGGCCGGTTCAGGAAAGACGGCCACCATGGCGGACCGGGTGGTGTGGCTGGTCGCCAACGGCTGGGTCAGGCCGGAGGAAGTCCTCGGTGTGACCTTCACCCGCAAGGCGGCCGGAGAGCTTGCCACCCGGATCCGGGCCAAGCTTTCCGCCCTCGCACGGATCGCAGCGGCTGACACCGATCACCAGGTGTTCCCGGCCGGGCTGCTCAGCACCGACGCCCTGGAACCCAAGGTCTCCACCTATCACTCCTATGCCAGCGGCATCGTCTCCGACTACGGGCTGCGCCTCGGCGTCGAACGTGACGTCGTATTGCTGGGCGGGGCACAATCCTTCCAGCTGGCGAGCGAGGTCGTGGAAGCCTACGACGGCGATTACCAGCACTTCCGCGCGGCCAAATCCACCCTCGTCAAAGCCGTCATCCAGCTCGCTGGCGAATGCGCCGAGCACCTGCAGGATCCGGGCCAGGTCCGCGGCTGGCTGCTGGACCGGGTGGCCGAGTTTGAGGCGCTGCCGTATGCCGCCACTGCCAAAAAGAATCCCAGCCAGGCCGCGGGGGATCTCAGTGCCATGCTCCGGACGCGGGCCAGCGTCGCGGACATGGTTGGACGCTATGCGGAGGCCAAAAGGGCACGGGGCGCCCTTGATTTCGGTGACCTGGTTGCCCTTGCAGCCCGGGTGGCCAGTGAAATTCCGGTGGCGGCGCAGACCGAACGCCAGCGCTACAAGGTGGTGCTGCTGGACGAATTCCAGGACACTTCCCACGCCCAGCTCGTGCTGTTTTCCCGGCTGTTCGGCGACGGGCACGCCGTCACCGCTGTAGGCGACCCGAACCAGTCAATTTACGGCTTCCGCGGCGCATCCGCCGGACAGCTCTTCCACTTCGTCCGCGAGTTCCCGCTCCGCGTTGACACGGCCGCCGCGGCCGCAGCGGGCGAAGGCGACGGTAACGGCGACGGCAACGGCATCTCAAACGGCGGTCCGTCGAAGTTCGCCGTGGCACCGACGTCGTATCTCACCACGGCGTGGCGCAACGGCCGCAACATCCTCGAGGCGGCCAACGTGATTTCCGCCCCGCTGAGCAGGGCAGCGGCGCAAACGGGCGCTGCTGGTGCCCGGGACACTGCCGTGGCCGTGGACGTCCCGCCGCTGCAGCCGAGCCCGGCCGCCGTGCAGGGCCGCGTCCTGATGGCCCGCTTCGGCACCGACGAGGACGAGGCGGCGGCCATCGCTGCGGACGTGCTGAAGTTCCGTGTCACCGACTTCGACGCCGCCGCGGCGCCGGACGCCGAGCCGCCGGCGATGGCCGTGCTCTGCCGCCGCCGTGCGCAGATGGAGTGCATCCGACGGGAATTCGAGCTGCGCGGGATCCCCTACGAGATCGTAGGCCTCGGCGGGCTGCTGGACACCCCCGAGATCGTCGACCTCGTCGCGACCCTGCGGGTTCTGGCCGACCCGGGCCGTTCGGATTCCCTCATGCGCCTGCTTGCCGGAGCCCGCTGGCGGATCGGGCCCGCGGACCTGATGGCCTTCCGCGACTGGTCGAGCTTCCTGGCCCGGCGCCGGGGCCGGCCGGGTGCTGCCGACGAGGACGAGGACATGGACGCCGCCGAGACGGTGATCGAAGCCGACCTCACCGACGCCGCGAGTCTGGTTGAGGCGCTGGACTGGCTGCCCCGCCCGGACTGGACTTCCGCCAACGGCCGGCGGTTGAGCCCGGCGGCGCTGGAACGGCTCCAGCGGCTCTCCGCCGAGCTCCGGCAACTGCGCAGCTTCATGGGTGATGACCTCAGCACACTCCTCGGCGAGGTGGAACGGTCCATGCTCCTGGACATCGAAGTCGCAGCCCGCCCCGGCATCAGCATCCACCAGGCCCGGCGCAACCTGGACGCCTTCCAGGACGCCGCAGCAGGGTTCCTGCACACCTCGCAGCGGGTCGACGTCCTCGCCTTCCTGGCCTGGCTCGAGGCCGCTGCCGCAGAGGAAAACGGCCTGGACGCGGCGGCGCCGGACGTCAACCACGAAGCGGTCCAGCTCCTGACCGTCCACGCCTCCAAGGGCCTGGAATGGGATGTGGTCTTCGTGCCCGGGCTCAACGCCGGGGCGTTCCCCAGCAGCCGGGACTCGCGCTGGAGCAGCGGATCAGCCGCCCTGCCATGGCCGCTCCGCGGAGACCGGGCCGACCTGCCGCAATGGGACCTCGACCACCCGGACCAGAAGGGCTGGCTAGATGCCGAAAAGGACTTCAAATCCGCGGTCCAAGTCCACGGCGAAGCCGAGGAACGACGGCTCGCCTACGTGGCCTATACCCGGGCGAAGCACGTGCTCTGGGTCTCCAGCGCGGCGTGGGTGGGCTCCCGGGCCGGCCTGGCCGGCATGTCGCCGTTCCTGGCTGAACTCGAGGTCCTGAGTGCGGCCGGGACGGCGGAAATCCATCCGCGGTCGGTCGCGGAGGAGTCCCTGCCGGAGGAGAGTCCTCTCACCAGTGAGGTGGAGCTCGCCCTGTGGCCGTACGACCCGTTGGAGGGCCCCGTGAATCCCCGCACCGGCGCCAGGCTACGGTTGGTGCCGGGCCGCCGCGCCGCGATGGAAGGTGCCGCCTTCCGGGTCCTGGCTCAGCTGGCAGACCCCGACGCCGGGCACCCCGCCGCCCCGGTCCCTGCACGGCCGCTGCGCGGGCAGGCCGCAGGGTGGGCTCAGGAAGCGGCCACCTTGTTGGAGCGGCGCTCCCGGCGGAGGGCGGTCCACGACGTGCATCTACCCGGACACATCTCTGCCTCCACCCTGGTGGACTTGGACGACGACCCGGCCTCCGTGGTCGCCCGGCTGCGGCGTCCGGTCCCGCGTGAACCGGGGATGTCGGCCCGCAAGGGAACGGCGTTCCACGCCTGGGTCGAAGAGTATTTCGGCACCTCCGGAATGCTGGACCTCGGCGAGGCACCCGGATCGGACGACCACATTGATGAGGCCTACGGCCTGGACGCCATGGTGGAGACTTTCCGTCAATCGGAATGGGCGCACCGTGCGCCCGCCCACGTCGAAGTGCCGGTGGAAACCCGGGTTGGTGACGTGGTGGTCCGAGGCCGCATCGACGCCGTTTTCCGGGACGCCGACGGCGGCTGGGACCTAGTGGACTGGAAGACCGGCCGCAGGCCCTCGACGGCCCAGCTCAAAACCAAAGCGGTCCAACTCGCCGTCTACCGGTTGGCATGGTCCCGGCTCAAGGGCGTGCCGCTTGAGCAGGTCCGGGCCGCGTTCTACTACGTCGCCGACGACGCGGTGGTGCGCCCGCACGACCTCGGGTCCGCGGAACGACTTGAGGAGATTATTGCTGCGGCCCTGGGGAGGACAGCAACGAAGTAGCGCCGGAACCGGGGAAGACTACGAAGAACCCTTGGCCGGGACCACCGTCAACGCCGTCGTTGAGGTGTCGTCCGCGGCGGACGGTTTCCGGGGAATCGCGTGAGCTCCGGCCGCCAGCGTCCGGGCGTGCTCGGGCCGCCGTACCTCTGCCGGGGCTTCCTCGTTTTCCGCCGGCGCGGTGCGGGCCGGTGCATCCGCTGCGCCCGACTGGTCTGTTTTTGGTGCCGCGCCGGCGGCGTCGTTCTGCCCTGCGGCAGGGACCACATCCCGGGGGCCCTCGTGGCCGGGGATCTCACCGTCAGTGGCCTCACCGTCAGTGGCCTCACCGTCAGGGACTTCGTCGCGGGGTATCGGGGTGACATGGACGGCTGCGACGGCAGCGCCGGACGTCAGCCGTTCCGCTGCGGAGCGTGGCGCGTCCGGGCCGATCGGCTGGACGGTGACAGCGGGCTGGGCGGTGGCGGCGGGCTGGGCCGTGACGGCCGGCTGGACGGTGGCGGCCGGCACGACGGAGACGGCAGGCTGGGCGGGCTGCGGCAGCGGTTCCACGCTGATCGGCTGGCCGCCGTGCTCCGCGACGTCGTCTGCCAGCGCTGCCAGCATCGATTCGGCTTCGTACACCATGTCCAGGTCGTCTGCGGCGAGGCCCTTCACCAGGTACTGCGCCAGAGCGAACTCGGCGGATAACGCCGCGCGGCGCAGCAGATGGGAGTCCGGCACGTCCCGGCGGCTATCGGAGTACTGTGCGAGCACCGTGTCGACGAAGTCCTGGTCGTTGGAGGCGACCAGCCAGGCCATGTCGTCGGCGGGGTCGCCGATGCGCAGGTCCGTCCAGCCGGTCACGGCGGTGACGCGGTCCCCGTCCACCAGAATGTTGTCCTCATGCAGGTCCCCGTGCACCACGCTGGGGTTGAATCGCCACAGCGACACATCCTCCAGCGCGTGCTCCCAGCGGCGGAGCAGCAACGGCGGGATCTTGCCGGTCGTCGCTGCCTGGTCAAGCTCGTTGAGCCGGCGCTGCCGGAACTCATTCGGCGTGTAACTGGGAAGGTCGGCGTTGCTGACCAGGGAGCGCGGCAGATCGTGGACGGCCGCCAAGGCAGTCCCGATTTCACGGGCCAGCGCAGCGGGGCCGCTGCTGAGTTCCTCGACTGAACGGGTGGCACCGGAAAGGTGGGAGTACACGAAGGTACTCAGCGTGCCCTGCCGGACGGTGCCGGCCACGGTGGGCATCAGGAAGGGAAGCTCGGCCCGGATTCCCGGGGTGAAAGCACGGAGCACCAGGAACTCGGTTTCGAGCCGGGCACTGGCTTCGGCATGCCGCGGCGAGCGCACCCGCCAGCGCTTGCCCTCAGTGTCCAGGAGAAGGGCGGAATCGAAGTCTGCCGGATCGTCGGGGGCAGAGCTCACGGCCGTCGGGGTCAGGCCGGGGACTGCCGCCGTTGCTACCGCTGCCAGTTCGATTGGGTTTCTTCTCACGCTTCCACGGTAGATTGAGCCGCGCCCAAGACGGCGATGCATTGCGGCGAGTCGAAAGATCGTCCAGAAATAGCACCGACGCACTGACCCCAGCGGCCCCACCGGCGACAACGGCCCCAGGGGAGCCGCGGCCTGGCGCCGCCGGCTCCCGTCGTCTGCGCGGCTCATTCGCTGCAAGGACGGCGGCCGCCGCCGACGGTAAATGTCAATTGTCAGCGGGGGTCGGTACGGTGGGTACATGAGTCTTGCGGAGTCAGCAGAATCCGGTGCCGCCCAGAGAAACGGCCTGAATATCGGCCCCAGTGGTGACGGCCAGAACACCGGGCCGAACGGCCGCGGAGAGAGCCTGCCTGCCAACAGCCTCCGCGACACCGTCCTCCCGGTGCGCCCGGCACTGATTGACCGGGGCTCCGCGGCCCGACTGAAACCGGGCATGCTGGAGGATCTGCTGGGATCCGGCGGCGTCCAGGCCATGCTGCTGTCGGGGCGCCAGGCGCTGGTCAGTGGCGACGGGTTGGTTTTCCTCGACGCGGCCGACCTCGCCGCGCGCCTCAAAGGAACCGCCCACGCGCCCGAACAAGTGGTTTACCTCGGCTCCGCGCTGCCCGGGTCGGGTACGGCGGAGGGAACCGAATACGTGCTTTTCATTCTTCCCGAACAGTTCGAGGTGCATGCCGAACCGTTCGAGGAGCGCGTCGACGGCATCCCTGCCGCCGCGCAGTGGGCCGGCTTCCGCGAAGTGGCCAGCCAACTGGACGCCAGGGACACCGCG contains:
- a CDS encoding 3'-5' exonuclease, translated to MSTWHTLPRAAFDLETTGRNSRAARIVTASVTVVDTDGSVIKEHEWLADPGVEIPTEASDVHGVTTEQARRDGRPAAEVTRELAAVLQELFDTGVPVIAFNASYDFTVLAAESARYGVPQLRRFPVLDPYIMNKQVDRYRKGKRTLTALCEEYGVELDNAHTSAADALATLRVLDAMAGKFPKLQMPASHLHQLQVEWATAQAEDFQSYLRKTKPAAVIEGQWPVLPPEDASRGGF
- a CDS encoding methionine ABC transporter ATP-binding protein, which codes for MITVTDLRKVYRQGRKEVVALDGVTLSVPKGSIHGIIGHSGAGKSTLVRCLTLLDRPTSGSVSIDGTELSSVRDSQIRAARRRIGMVFQHANLMDARTAAGNVAHPLELVKTPKEKTRTRVAELLKLVGLEGFENAYPSQLSGGQRQRVGIARALASDPEVLLCDEPTSALDPATTEEILDLIKDLTRRLQLTVLIITHEMNVVKRVCDSVSLLSRGRIIEHGALQDVAGALDGKLARALLPLPPSEPLHGALQRGPVLELLFSGESAREPVLTGVARHFDLDLNVLAGSVETLGGQQFGHLRVQLAESADSEAVLRYLHERGISAKHAPAVAAPAEEGAL
- a CDS encoding ATP-dependent DNA helicase; its protein translation is MLGEKNSPTAEQSQIISSPLSPRLVIAGAGSGKTATMADRVVWLVANGWVRPEEVLGVTFTRKAAGELATRIRAKLSALARIAAADTDHQVFPAGLLSTDALEPKVSTYHSYASGIVSDYGLRLGVERDVVLLGGAQSFQLASEVVEAYDGDYQHFRAAKSTLVKAVIQLAGECAEHLQDPGQVRGWLLDRVAEFEALPYAATAKKNPSQAAGDLSAMLRTRASVADMVGRYAEAKRARGALDFGDLVALAARVASEIPVAAQTERQRYKVVLLDEFQDTSHAQLVLFSRLFGDGHAVTAVGDPNQSIYGFRGASAGQLFHFVREFPLRVDTAAAAAAGEGDGNGDGNGISNGGPSKFAVAPTSYLTTAWRNGRNILEAANVISAPLSRAAAQTGAAGARDTAVAVDVPPLQPSPAAVQGRVLMARFGTDEDEAAAIAADVLKFRVTDFDAAAAPDAEPPAMAVLCRRRAQMECIRREFELRGIPYEIVGLGGLLDTPEIVDLVATLRVLADPGRSDSLMRLLAGARWRIGPADLMAFRDWSSFLARRRGRPGAADEDEDMDAAETVIEADLTDAASLVEALDWLPRPDWTSANGRRLSPAALERLQRLSAELRQLRSFMGDDLSTLLGEVERSMLLDIEVAARPGISIHQARRNLDAFQDAAAGFLHTSQRVDVLAFLAWLEAAAAEENGLDAAAPDVNHEAVQLLTVHASKGLEWDVVFVPGLNAGAFPSSRDSRWSSGSAALPWPLRGDRADLPQWDLDHPDQKGWLDAEKDFKSAVQVHGEAEERRLAYVAYTRAKHVLWVSSAAWVGSRAGLAGMSPFLAELEVLSAAGTAEIHPRSVAEESLPEESPLTSEVELALWPYDPLEGPVNPRTGARLRLVPGRRAAMEGAAFRVLAQLADPDAGHPAAPVPARPLRGQAAGWAQEAATLLERRSRRRAVHDVHLPGHISASTLVDLDDDPASVVARLRRPVPREPGMSARKGTAFHAWVEEYFGTSGMLDLGEAPGSDDHIDEAYGLDAMVETFRQSEWAHRAPAHVEVPVETRVGDVVVRGRIDAVFRDADGGWDLVDWKTGRRPSTAQLKTKAVQLAVYRLAWSRLKGVPLEQVRAAFYYVADDAVVRPHDLGSAERLEEIIAAALGRTATK
- a CDS encoding MGMT family protein; amino-acid sequence: MRTEYVEAVLEVAAMVPAGAAVSYGDIAELLGAGGPRQVGSVLSHHGSAVPWWRILKANGDAPPGHEHDALARYLAEGTPLLGSYAEFQRTGEGRWRVDLMAARWAPSEPDFDRIDAIAERLDRQLHKLSVPNDEMSV
- a CDS encoding phosphotransferase; this translates as MRRNPIELAAVATAAVPGLTPTAVSSAPDDPADFDSALLLDTEGKRWRVRSPRHAEASARLETEFLVLRAFTPGIRAELPFLMPTVAGTVRQGTLSTFVYSHLSGATRSVEELSSGPAALAREIGTALAAVHDLPRSLVSNADLPSYTPNEFRQRRLNELDQAATTGKIPPLLLRRWEHALEDVSLWRFNPSVVHGDLHEDNILVDGDRVTAVTGWTDLRIGDPADDMAWLVASNDQDFVDTVLAQYSDSRRDVPDSHLLRRAALSAEFALAQYLVKGLAADDLDMVYEAESMLAALADDVAEHGGQPISVEPLPQPAQPAVSVVPAATVQPAVTAQPAATAQPAVTVQPIGPDAPRSAAERLTSGAAVAAVHVTPIPRDEVPDGEATDGEATDGEIPGHEGPRDVVPAAGQNDAAGAAPKTDQSGAADAPARTAPAENEEAPAEVRRPEHARTLAAGAHAIPRKPSAADDTSTTALTVVPAKGSS
- a CDS encoding ATP-dependent DNA helicase, with protein sequence MPPRTRHSTVPVLSPDQQDAVDVAHGSGPVLVPGAPGTGKSTVLVEAAVRRAERDGLDPERMLILAPGRLAADALRDRFTARLDRSLSTTPARTWASYAFDVIRRAKAEGVLPLPHAPKLLSGPEQDLIIKELLEGHARPGFELPWPADLDAALQTRGFRQEVRQLFDRIIESGRTAPDLAALAARCGRPDWTAAAALYAEYRDVLDLRMPEAFDPAGIITAARQIFQDAPEFLAAERDRLQLILVDDIQEANPAVFELLADIAAGKDALVTSCPDTVVQGFRGARPDLVAELPRLLAAGGAVLERPLWTAHRHAPAVARAWQAVAERISLRSGGTSARRLEQPDAAAGGTVEAHLLPSPVHELRYVAQRILEAQLNDGRELGDIAVIVRNGGQLSQLQRHLAGQGIPVRIPVAESAVRDEVAVRPLLDAYAVALDPAMLTPEAAVSLLTSRIGGATSIDLRRLRQTLRREELLGGGGRTSDTLLVEALLEPGALAPLGIEGRPARRVARMIQAGREAAAAPGGNAETVLWALWHSTGLAGRWTEAALAGGAAGARADRDLDAMMALFHTAERYVDQLPGSGPEQFLEYLLSQELPMDTLAARAQLEDAVELMTPASAAGREWPLVIVPGLQEGVWPNTRLRGELLGSTVFADAVEHGVEYALQLDPLSRLREIRYDELRSFSTAVSRAQEVLICTAVSSEDEQPSSFLDYVSPLDPDQDRRGFTPVERPLTLRALVAELRQHAQLDAGSAEAAEAAAVLGSLAAAEPPVPGAHPGSWWGLAPLSSTDPVVPAGSTVFVSPSKVETVQKSPLDWFVQAAGGEAATDFARSLGTLVHAIAQDLPDASGGEYVAELVKRWPALGMKDNWEGKLDFQRAETMVRKLAQYVLIMRSEGRSLLGVERDFEVKLPDVVPEGGPEGDENWPARPAVLRGQVDRLEIDAEGRLVIVDLKTGKRQPGKAELERHPQLGAYQAAVLAGGFSGPDDGTPLLPGGAVLAQLGTGTKSPGVQSQPPLDPDANWALDLVGEAARIMSGSTFEARHDPAKGGHGGHGCRLPEVCPLCARGKQVTE